From a region of the Castanea sativa cultivar Marrone di Chiusa Pesio chromosome 10, ASM4071231v1 genome:
- the LOC142612488 gene encoding putative trehalose-phosphate phosphatase 2, which translates to MVYPQLPSGPLNMESNSEERFHNNEDVIDDFYDIWLHPSALSSFEEIKSMAHEKQMVVFLDYDGTLSPIVNNPDQAFMSIEMRSAVREIGEHFPTAIISGRSIQKVFQFVRLNNIYYAGSHGMDISTPSVSLNYGYHEHQTRTIDEKGNDMINFCPVRDFLPRIQTIKDKLEKIAKDIKGASVEDNKFCLSVHFRCVNEENVGKLKEMVESTMEFYNDFRISEGKKVMEICPIINWNKGHALQYLLDTLGFEDSSNVLPIYIGDDKTDEDAFKVIKSIGRGFPVAVSTTPKETEALYSLRDPTEVMSFLILLAKWKMGCTLSKLV; encoded by the exons ATGGTATATCCACAGCTCCCTTCAGGCCCTCTAAACATGGAATCCAACTCAGAAGAAAGATTTCACAACAATGAAGATGTAATTGATGATTTTTATGATATATGGCTG CATCCATCCGCCTTGAGCTCTTTCGAAGAAATAAAGAGTATGGCTCATGAGAAACAGATGGTTGTGTTTTTGGATTATGATGGAACTCTCTCACCAATTGTAAACAACCCTGATCAAGCTTTCATGTCTATTGAG ATGCGTTCAGCGGTAAGAGAAATCGGTGAACATTTCCCAACTGCAATTATCTCTGGAAGGTctatacaaa AAGTGTTCCAATTTGTGAGATTGAATAACATCTATTATGCTGGAAGTCATGGGATGGATATATCAACGCCATCAGTTTCTCTCAATTACGGTTACCATGAACATCAAACTAGGACTATTGATGAGAAG GGTAATGACATGATTAACTTCTGCCCAGTACGAGACTTCTTGCCTAGAATTCAAACG ATAAAGGATAAATTGGAAAAAATAGCAAAAGACATAAAAGGTGCCTCGGTTGAAGACAATAAGTTCTGCCTCTCTGTACACTTTCGTTGTGTGAATGAAGAG AATGTTGGCAAGCTTAAGGAGATGGTGGAATCTACAATGGAATTCTATAATGACTTCCGTATATCTGAGGGGAAAaag GTCATGGAAATTTGCCCTATTATAAATTGGAATAAAGGTCATGCTTTGCAGTATTTACTTGATACTCTTGGTTTTGAAGACTCTAGCAATGTCCTTCCTATATATATAGGAGACGATAAAACTGATGAGGATGCTTTTAAGG TGATTAAAAGCATTGGAAGAGGGTTTCCTGTAGCCGTTTCTACTACTCCAAAGGAGACAGAAGCCCTCTACTCTTTACGTGACCCAACAGAGGTCATGTCCTTCCTAATTCTTTTAGCAAAGTGGAAAATGGGTTGTACTTTGAGTAAATTAGTTTAA
- the LOC142612490 gene encoding uncharacterized protein LOC142612490 — protein MALSDEWANFREKIGRYIEHTAAKVVVKYQHYLMGDLYRRLFQSAVQGDWDGVVNLCEQEHFAFNVQITRSEDTILHLAAYNKLEKIFERLLELLAGKGDLAQSSLELVNMNKDTVLHIAASVGSETMCRNIIDTAESKKLLSCRNKDGETPLFSAVLHGHKDVFLYLHSICGPEDGYDYCSREDGENILHCAITEEYYGEYFLV, from the coding sequence ATGGCTCTTTCCGATGAATGGGCTAACTTTCGAGAAAAAATTGGAAGATATATTGAACACACCGCGGCGAAGGTTGTCGTTAAATACCAACACTATCTCATGGGCGACCTATATAGAAGATTGTTTCAAAGTGCAGTGCAAGGTGATTGGGATGGAGTCGTTAATTTATGTGAACAAGAACATTTTGCTTTCAATGTCCAGATCACCAGGTCAGAGGACACGATATTACACCTAGCTGCCTACAATAAACTCGAAAAGATTTTTGAAAGACTTTTAGAATTATTGGCCGGGAAAGGGGATCTCGCACAGAGTTCTTTAGAATTGGTAAACATGAATAAAGATACCGTTCTCCACATTGCAGCATCAGTGGGGAGTGAGACGATGTGTAGAAACATCATTGATACCGCAGAATCAAAAAAGTTGCTAAGTTGTCGTAACAAAGATGGTGAGACCCCTCTCTTCTCAGCAGTACTTCATGGTCACAAAGATGTTTTCCTTTACCTCCATTCTATCTGCGGCCCCGAAGATGGCTATGATTACTGTAGTAGGGAAGATGGTGAGAATATTCTCCACTGTGCCATTACCGAAGAATACTATGGTGAGTATTTTCTTGTTTGA